One stretch of Bosea vaviloviae DNA includes these proteins:
- a CDS encoding bifunctional diguanylate cyclase/phosphodiesterase yields the protein MPAPSILSPRDDCHIDPRSLLSSIGEVVYAWDIVHDALSWGPNAHEVLAGVSDAVMSRGLSFAGLVEPGSGRSRYDAIFSASGQDQGEGVVYRTRYAADLAGRKMWIEDAGRWFAGVDGRPASARGVLRLERAVKPDELSASNGELCDRTSLVERVELALAEHLPAERVVVVLVAAIDELTRLNDDFGHEATDEIIGVVQERLRSVMRRRDHLVRYSGNRFAILLTGCPQNQVEAAARRFIKAVAQSAIETARGIALVRLRVGAAIAPTLSTHAGTLVAGAENALANAKAGAIDAAVIAKRSDMREPAVARQGFDLQAVAALNERRVQLALQPVVRARERSTAFHEALLRVGQGENGLFFAPAELIPLLERRGLIRLFDHRVLELAIDMLVDEPGLSLSVNVSPRSLADPEWLDAFLACTNAARGVAKRLIVEITETATIENPARVAKLLDKIKAQGARIAIDDFGAGHTSLRHLRTFPIDILKLDGAFTQNLRRSTDDRFYVRTLIDLARHLGVETVAEWVDDELQATMLTDWGVTYLQGHLIGKAEIRPKAQAGSPKRVAS from the coding sequence ATGCCTGCGCCGTCGATCCTCAGCCCCCGCGACGACTGCCACATCGATCCGCGCAGCCTGCTCTCCTCGATCGGTGAGGTCGTCTACGCCTGGGACATCGTCCATGACGCCCTGAGCTGGGGGCCCAATGCGCATGAAGTCCTCGCCGGCGTCTCCGACGCGGTCATGAGTCGCGGCCTCTCCTTCGCCGGTCTGGTCGAGCCCGGAAGCGGGCGTAGCCGCTACGATGCGATCTTCTCCGCCAGCGGCCAGGACCAGGGCGAGGGCGTGGTCTACCGCACGCGCTACGCCGCCGACCTCGCCGGCCGCAAGATGTGGATCGAGGACGCCGGCCGCTGGTTCGCCGGAGTCGATGGCCGCCCCGCCAGCGCGCGCGGCGTGCTGCGCCTGGAGCGCGCGGTGAAGCCTGACGAGCTCAGCGCCAGCAATGGCGAACTCTGCGACCGCACCTCATTGGTCGAACGCGTCGAGCTGGCCCTGGCCGAGCATCTGCCGGCCGAGCGCGTCGTCGTCGTACTCGTCGCGGCGATCGACGAACTGACCCGCCTCAACGACGATTTCGGCCATGAGGCGACCGATGAGATCATCGGCGTGGTGCAGGAGCGCCTGCGCTCGGTGATGCGCCGGCGCGACCATCTCGTGCGCTATTCCGGCAACCGCTTCGCCATCCTGCTCACCGGCTGCCCGCAGAATCAGGTCGAGGCGGCGGCGCGCCGCTTCATCAAGGCCGTGGCCCAGTCAGCCATCGAGACCGCGCGCGGCATCGCCCTGGTGCGCCTGCGCGTCGGAGCCGCGATTGCGCCCACCCTCTCGACCCATGCCGGGACCCTGGTCGCCGGCGCCGAGAACGCGCTCGCCAACGCCAAGGCCGGCGCGATAGACGCCGCCGTCATCGCCAAGCGCAGCGACATGCGTGAACCCGCCGTGGCGCGGCAGGGTTTTGACCTGCAGGCCGTGGCCGCCCTGAACGAACGGCGCGTGCAGCTTGCGCTGCAGCCGGTCGTCCGCGCGCGCGAGCGCAGCACCGCCTTCCATGAGGCGCTGCTGCGGGTCGGCCAAGGCGAGAACGGCCTCTTCTTCGCCCCCGCCGAACTGATTCCGCTGCTGGAGCGGCGCGGCCTGATCCGCCTGTTCGACCACCGCGTCCTCGAACTCGCGATCGACATGCTCGTCGACGAGCCCGGCCTGTCGCTCTCGGTCAATGTCTCGCCGCGCTCGCTTGCCGATCCCGAATGGCTCGACGCCTTCCTTGCCTGCACCAATGCCGCGCGCGGCGTGGCCAAGCGCCTGATCGTCGAGATCACGGAGACGGCGACGATCGAGAATCCCGCGCGGGTCGCCAAGCTGCTGGACAAGATCAAGGCTCAGGGCGCGCGCATCGCGATCGACGATTTCGGCGCGGGCCACACCTCGCTGCGGCACCTGCGCACCTTCCCGATCGACATCCTCAAGCTCGACGGCGCCTTCACCCAGAATCTGCGCCGCTCGACCGACGACCGCTTCTATGTGCGCACGCTGATCGACCTCGCCCGCCATCTCGGCGTCGAAACCGTCGCCGAATGGGTCGATGACGAATTGCAGGCGACGATGCTGACCGATTGGGGGGTGACCTATTTGCAGGGTCACCTGATCGGCAAGGCCGAAATCCGGCCGAAAGCCCAGGCTGGATCGCCCAAGCGCGTGGCCAGCTGA
- the aidB gene encoding AidB family quorum-quenching N-acyl homoserine lactonase — MNQSSRRFGRYDITILHDGVFQAPADVLIHAGGDEARKRALAGWSKSAISVDVNCFLLRDDTGITLVDAGTGPSWGDAFGHARAALTAAGVTPDQVQRILISHLHGDHALGLFDGETPYFPQAEIWVPQVELAFFTDEQAREALPASRRSGFVIAAKLQSLYGGRIRSFGEGEILPGIAARSLPGHTPGHTGFIVQDAQHSLLLWGDLVHVEDLQPGDPDVGLVYDLDPAAAARSRHIILKEAARDGWIVSGGHITGFQRVEVVADSYRLVPA, encoded by the coding sequence ATGAACCAGTCGTCACGGCGTTTCGGGCGCTACGACATCACCATCCTGCACGATGGCGTTTTCCAGGCCCCGGCGGATGTCCTGATCCATGCGGGAGGCGACGAGGCGCGAAAGCGGGCTCTCGCAGGCTGGAGCAAATCCGCGATCAGCGTCGATGTGAACTGCTTCCTGCTGCGCGACGATACGGGGATCACTCTCGTCGATGCCGGGACAGGCCCTTCCTGGGGCGATGCCTTCGGCCATGCCCGCGCCGCGCTCACGGCTGCGGGCGTAACGCCGGACCAGGTCCAGCGCATCCTGATCAGCCATCTCCATGGCGATCACGCGCTTGGACTCTTCGACGGTGAGACCCCCTATTTCCCACAAGCCGAGATCTGGGTTCCGCAGGTCGAGCTCGCCTTCTTCACCGACGAGCAGGCGCGTGAAGCGCTGCCGGCGTCGCGGCGGAGCGGCTTCGTGATCGCAGCGAAACTGCAAAGCCTCTATGGCGGCCGCATCCGCAGCTTCGGCGAAGGCGAGATCCTGCCGGGCATCGCCGCGCGCAGCTTGCCGGGGCACACGCCCGGCCATACCGGCTTCATCGTGCAGGATGCGCAACACAGCCTGTTGCTCTGGGGCGATCTCGTGCATGTCGAGGATCTCCAGCCCGGCGACCCGGATGTCGGGCTCGTCTACGACCTCGACCCGGCGGCGGCCGCGCGCAGCCGCCACATCATCCTGAAGGAGGCGGCCCGGGACGGTTGGATCGTCTCGGGAGGGCATATAACCGGCTTCCAACGGGTGGAGGTGGTTGCAGACAGCTATCGGCTCGTGCCGGCCTGA
- the phaR gene encoding polyhydroxyalkanoate synthesis repressor PhaR has protein sequence MASEKEPTVIKKYANRRLYHTGTSSYVTLEDLAGLVRGGEDFVVYDAKSGEDITRSVLAQIIFDEEAKDGQNLLPIAFLRQLIRFYGDSMQALVPRYLEFSMDHLTKDQGQFREQMTKAFTGGAFGTGALDAIQQQTRANMTLFTDAFRMFNPFTAAAAAAKAKEEGTAAPAKGDDLGDLKRELGEMRERLDKLTKTK, from the coding sequence ATGGCTAGCGAAAAAGAACCGACCGTCATCAAGAAATACGCCAATCGGCGGCTCTATCATACCGGCACGAGCTCTTACGTTACGTTAGAGGATCTGGCCGGGCTTGTGCGCGGCGGCGAGGATTTCGTCGTCTATGACGCGAAGTCCGGCGAGGACATCACCCGCTCGGTCCTGGCCCAGATCATCTTCGACGAGGAGGCCAAGGACGGGCAGAACCTGCTGCCGATCGCATTCCTGCGTCAGCTCATCCGCTTCTATGGCGACAGCATGCAGGCGCTGGTGCCGCGCTATCTCGAATTTTCGATGGACCATCTGACCAAGGACCAGGGTCAGTTCCGCGAGCAGATGACCAAGGCCTTCACGGGTGGGGCCTTCGGCACCGGGGCGCTCGACGCGATCCAGCAGCAGACGCGGGCCAATATGACGCTCTTCACCGACGCGTTCCGCATGTTCAACCCCTTCACTGCCGCGGCAGCCGCCGCCAAGGCGAAGGAGGAGGGCACTGCCGCCCCGGCCAAGGGCGATGATCTCGGCGATCTCAAGCGCGAGCTTGGCGAGATGCGCGAGCGCCTGGACAAGCTCACCAAGACGAAGTGA
- a CDS encoding DUF1737 domain-containing protein — protein MARQTTLYRYITGPDDAAFCHRISELLSRGWVLYGLPTLTFDATSGRVICGQAIIKDVDGPYSPEMKLAEQ, from the coding sequence ATGGCGAGGCAGACGACGCTCTACCGCTACATAACCGGGCCCGATGACGCCGCGTTCTGTCATCGAATCTCGGAACTGCTCAGCCGGGGCTGGGTGCTCTACGGGCTCCCGACCCTGACCTTCGACGCCACGAGCGGGCGCGTCATCTGCGGCCAGGCGATCATCAAGGATGTCGACGGGCCCTATTCGCCCGAGATGAAGCTTGCAGAACAATAG
- a CDS encoding arginase family protein, with product MIGLPGATPYAMSGAYCAGAPTAIRAASAHHAARRTHYDFDLGAPLMTPDMVLVDCGDLAFDETDFSSNRARIEAAFATLLARGARPLLLGGDDSVQIPALKAFAARGKITLLQIDAHIDWRNEVEGERFGLSSTMRRASEMAGVGAIVQVGARGIGSARESDVADAVAAGARLVDMRMLRARGLSYAVEQVPEGQPVVVCCDVDGLDPTVIPGVVGRTPGGLGYGDIVELLHGVAARAPIIGFNLVEFAPQHDLGDLGARTVCRLAMLGAGFLAMSERARSQR from the coding sequence GTGATCGGCCTTCCCGGTGCGACGCCCTACGCCATGAGCGGCGCCTATTGCGCGGGCGCGCCGACGGCGATCCGGGCAGCGAGCGCGCATCATGCCGCCCGCCGGACGCATTACGATTTCGATCTGGGGGCGCCGCTGATGACGCCCGACATGGTTCTGGTTGATTGCGGCGATCTCGCCTTCGATGAAACCGATTTCAGCAGCAATCGCGCGAGGATCGAGGCGGCCTTTGCGACGCTGCTGGCTCGTGGCGCGCGGCCCCTTCTGCTGGGCGGCGACGACAGCGTCCAGATCCCCGCGCTGAAGGCCTTCGCCGCTCGTGGCAAGATCACGCTGCTGCAGATCGATGCGCATATCGACTGGCGCAACGAGGTGGAGGGCGAGCGCTTCGGGCTCTCGAGCACGATGCGGCGGGCTTCCGAAATGGCGGGTGTCGGAGCGATCGTTCAGGTCGGTGCCCGGGGGATCGGCAGCGCCCGGGAATCGGATGTGGCAGATGCCGTCGCGGCGGGAGCGCGACTGGTCGATATGCGCATGCTGCGCGCCAGAGGGCTCAGCTATGCCGTCGAACAGGTGCCGGAAGGCCAGCCGGTCGTGGTGTGTTGCGATGTCGATGGGCTGGACCCCACGGTGATCCCCGGCGTCGTCGGCCGAACTCCGGGCGGGCTGGGTTATGGCGATATCGTCGAACTTCTGCACGGCGTCGCCGCCCGCGCGCCGATCATCGGCTTCAACCTCGTCGAGTTCGCCCCTCAGCACGATCTCGGCGACCTTGGAGCCAGGACCGTCTGTCGCCTCGCGATGCTGGGGGCAGGCTTTCTGGCCATGAGCGAACGGGCGCGATCGCAGCGTTGA
- the phbB gene encoding acetoacetyl-CoA reductase has protein sequence MSKVALVTGGTRGIGAAISKALKEAGHKVGASYAGNDEAAATFKAETGIPVYKWDVGDYDACAAGIATVEAELGPIDILVNNAGITRDGFFHKMTKDQWSAVIRTNLDSLFNMTRPVIEGMRARNFGRIIVISSINGQKGQMGQVNYSAAKAGDIGFVKALAQENANKGITVNAITPGYIGTDMVAAMPEEALKRVVAGIPVGRLGKPEEIAQMVVFLASDNGAFATGATFAVNGGQYMA, from the coding sequence ATGTCGAAGGTCGCTTTGGTCACAGGGGGCACGCGCGGCATTGGCGCTGCGATCAGCAAGGCCTTGAAGGAGGCCGGCCACAAGGTCGGGGCGAGCTATGCCGGCAATGACGAGGCGGCGGCCACATTCAAGGCCGAGACCGGCATCCCGGTCTATAAATGGGATGTCGGCGACTATGACGCCTGCGCCGCGGGCATCGCCACCGTCGAGGCCGAGCTCGGCCCCATCGACATCCTGGTCAACAATGCCGGCATCACGCGCGACGGCTTCTTCCACAAGATGACCAAGGACCAGTGGTCGGCCGTCATCCGCACCAATCTCGATTCGCTGTTCAACATGACGCGTCCCGTGATCGAGGGCATGCGCGCCCGCAATTTCGGCCGCATCATCGTGATCTCCTCGATCAACGGCCAGAAGGGCCAGATGGGCCAGGTCAACTACTCCGCCGCCAAGGCCGGCGATATCGGCTTCGTCAAGGCGCTGGCCCAGGAGAACGCCAATAAGGGCATCACCGTCAACGCGATCACGCCGGGCTATATCGGCACCGACATGGTCGCGGCGATGCCCGAGGAAGCGCTGAAGCGTGTCGTCGCCGGCATTCCGGTCGGACGTCTCGGCAAGCCCGAGGAAATCGCCCAGATGGTCGTCTTCCTCGCTTCCGACAACGGCGCCTTCGCGACGGGAGCGACCTTCGCGGTCAATGGCGGGCAATACATGGCCTGA
- a CDS encoding serine hydrolase domain-containing protein has protein sequence MTISTESYAPSSDGDAWDTLSPAQAGFDAAGLATAVDFAKAHESSWPRSLYYPDGRYVGLVEWDESGPWSEIVGPVRERGGPAGLIVKGGRIVAEWGDTARTDMTFSIAKSYIAILAGLAASDGLISDVDEPVAKTVAGPWFESAHNRAITWRHLLQQSSEWQGEIFGKSDQVDHNRQIGPGADNSRKGEKRLLQPPGSYYEYNDVRVNLLAYCLLQRFRRPLPEVLRERIMDPIGASQDWRWQGYDNAFVEIDGRRVQSVPGGGHWGGGLFIGARDHARVGLLVARGGVWGGRELLSPAWIDAMLTPSPTLANYGYLWWLNRGAAAKPGVPATAVFALGAGVNAIWLDPAQDLVAVLRWIDKTALDGFVDRLIAAIR, from the coding sequence GTGACGATATCGACAGAAAGCTATGCGCCATCGTCGGATGGCGATGCCTGGGACACCCTTTCGCCGGCACAGGCAGGTTTCGACGCTGCCGGGCTCGCGACTGCCGTCGATTTCGCTAAGGCGCATGAAAGCTCCTGGCCGCGCAGCCTGTATTATCCCGATGGGCGCTATGTCGGCCTGGTCGAATGGGACGAGAGCGGACCCTGGAGCGAGATCGTCGGTCCCGTCCGTGAGCGCGGCGGGCCGGCCGGGCTGATCGTCAAGGGCGGCCGCATCGTGGCCGAATGGGGCGACACGGCCCGCACCGACATGACCTTCTCCATCGCCAAGAGCTACATCGCCATCCTGGCGGGGCTTGCGGCTTCCGACGGCCTGATCAGCGATGTCGATGAGCCGGTGGCGAAGACCGTCGCTGGCCCCTGGTTCGAGAGTGCCCATAACCGCGCGATCACCTGGCGCCATCTGCTGCAGCAATCGAGCGAGTGGCAGGGCGAGATCTTTGGCAAATCCGATCAGGTCGACCATAACCGCCAGATCGGGCCCGGCGCCGACAACAGCCGCAAGGGCGAGAAGCGCCTGCTCCAGCCGCCCGGCAGCTATTACGAATACAATGACGTCAGGGTCAATCTGCTGGCCTATTGCCTGCTGCAGCGCTTCCGCCGGCCGCTGCCGGAGGTGCTGCGCGAGCGCATCATGGACCCGATCGGGGCCTCGCAGGACTGGCGCTGGCAGGGCTATGACAACGCCTTCGTCGAGATCGACGGGCGCCGGGTCCAGTCCGTGCCGGGCGGTGGCCATTGGGGCGGCGGCCTCTTCATCGGTGCACGCGACCATGCCCGGGTCGGCCTGCTGGTGGCGCGCGGCGGGGTATGGGGCGGCCGCGAACTGCTGTCGCCGGCCTGGATCGACGCGATGCTCACACCCTCGCCGACGCTCGCCAATTACGGCTATCTCTGGTGGCTGAACCGGGGCGCGGCGGCAAAGCCGGGCGTGCCGGCGACGGCGGTCTTCGCACTTGGGGCAGGCGTCAACGCGATCTGGCTCGACCCGGCGCAGGATCTCGTCGCGGTGCTGCGCTGGATCGACAAGACCGCGCTCGACGGCTTCGTCGACCGCCTCATCGCCGCGATTCGCTGA
- a CDS encoding DMT family transporter, which translates to MSSRSATLIGFIAILLWSTLALFAAMSGRVPPFQLVGMTFVIGGLLILAIATVRGELRRVMPTPASFALGLYGPFGDTALYYAAMKTAPAAEANLIHYLWPLLIVLFAALLPGARLKPRHLIGALIGLAATALLISGGLGTGGGISLGHGLAALGAFVWASYSVISRRFSTVPSESLSVTMLGCAIPAFACHFAFETTLWSLTSVEWGGVLGLGLGAIGLAFVVWDIGMKKGDVALLGVASYAAPVLSTIILVIAGYAPASWLLAVSCLLIVVGALVASWERRP; encoded by the coding sequence ATGTCCTCCCGCAGCGCCACCCTCATCGGCTTCATCGCCATCCTGCTCTGGTCGACGCTGGCGCTGTTCGCCGCCATGTCCGGCCGGGTGCCGCCGTTCCAGCTCGTCGGCATGACCTTCGTCATCGGCGGGCTGCTGATCCTCGCTATTGCTACCGTGCGCGGAGAGTTGCGCCGCGTCATGCCAACCCCGGCCTCCTTCGCGCTCGGGCTCTACGGCCCCTTCGGCGACACGGCGCTCTATTACGCCGCGATGAAGACCGCGCCGGCGGCTGAGGCCAACCTGATCCATTATCTCTGGCCGCTGCTGATCGTGCTGTTCGCCGCCCTTCTGCCGGGCGCTCGCTTGAAGCCCCGCCACCTCATCGGCGCGCTGATCGGCCTCGCGGCAACCGCATTATTGATCTCGGGCGGCCTCGGCACCGGCGGCGGCATCTCGCTCGGCCATGGCCTGGCGGCGCTCGGCGCTTTCGTCTGGGCGAGCTATTCCGTGATCTCGCGCCGGTTCAGTACCGTGCCCTCCGAGAGCCTCAGCGTCACCATGCTCGGCTGCGCGATCCCCGCCTTCGCCTGCCATTTCGCCTTCGAGACGACCCTGTGGTCGCTGACCTCAGTCGAATGGGGCGGCGTGCTCGGGCTCGGCCTCGGCGCGATCGGGCTTGCCTTCGTCGTCTGGGACATCGGCATGAAGAAGGGCGACGTCGCCCTGCTCGGCGTCGCCTCCTACGCCGCCCCGGTGCTCTCGACGATCATCCTGGTGATCGCCGGCTATGCGCCCGCAAGCTGGCTCTTGGCGGTGTCCTGCCTGCTGATCGTGGTCGGAGCGCTGGTGGCAAGCTGGGAACGGCGCCCATGA
- a CDS encoding MFS transporter has translation MTTIPMPTAAPRRPLIPVLLALSLAHLLNDLVQSMIPALYPLIKETYRLDFLQIGFITLAFQVTSSLLQPLLGYVTDRKPWPYAMVAGMCGTLAGLLLLSHAHSYAVVLVGAALIGLGSAVFHPEATRMARHAAAGRQGLAQGVFQVGGHIGYATGPLLAAAIVVPRGQESLSWFSGVVLVAMLVMGWLGARYAALRRDQTSSKDHVEEIASHGLPKAKVILAMTMLIVLLMSKNGYTSAFSSYYTFYLIERFGIEIQLSQIMLFLYLVVGALGVIVGGMIGDRIGRYRVIWLSILGSLPFALMLPYADLFWTGALSVVISFIMASAFSAILIYAIDLVPHRIGLVGGLFYGLSFGLGGIAAAGIGALADQIGIVRVFGLCAWLPAVGLLAMFLPRARPAVA, from the coding sequence ATGACCACAATCCCGATGCCCACTGCTGCTCCGCGGCGCCCGTTGATCCCGGTGCTGCTGGCGCTGAGTCTGGCCCATCTGCTGAACGACCTCGTGCAGTCGATGATCCCGGCGCTGTATCCGCTGATCAAGGAGACCTACCGGCTCGACTTCCTCCAGATCGGCTTCATCACGCTGGCCTTCCAGGTGACGTCGTCGCTGCTGCAGCCGCTGCTCGGCTACGTCACCGACCGCAAACCCTGGCCCTACGCGATGGTCGCCGGCATGTGCGGGACGCTGGCCGGGCTGCTGCTACTCTCCCATGCGCATAGCTATGCGGTCGTGCTGGTCGGGGCTGCGCTGATCGGGCTGGGATCCGCCGTGTTCCACCCTGAGGCGACGCGCATGGCGCGCCATGCGGCGGCCGGCCGGCAGGGGCTGGCGCAGGGCGTGTTCCAGGTCGGCGGCCATATCGGCTATGCAACCGGCCCGCTGCTGGCCGCAGCCATCGTGGTGCCGCGCGGGCAGGAAAGCCTGTCCTGGTTCTCCGGTGTGGTGCTCGTCGCCATGCTGGTGATGGGCTGGCTCGGCGCGCGCTATGCGGCGCTGCGCCGCGACCAGACATCGTCCAAGGACCATGTCGAGGAGATCGCCAGCCACGGCCTGCCGAAGGCGAAGGTCATCCTGGCGATGACGATGCTGATCGTGCTGCTGATGTCGAAGAACGGCTACACCTCGGCTTTCAGCTCCTATTACACCTTCTACCTGATCGAGCGCTTCGGCATCGAGATTCAGCTCTCGCAGATCATGCTGTTCCTCTATCTCGTCGTCGGCGCGCTCGGCGTGATCGTCGGCGGCATGATCGGCGACAGGATCGGCCGCTACCGCGTGATCTGGCTCTCGATCCTGGGCTCGCTGCCCTTCGCGCTGATGCTGCCCTATGCCGATCTGTTCTGGACAGGCGCGCTCAGCGTCGTCATCAGCTTCATCATGGCGAGCGCTTTCTCGGCGATCCTGATCTATGCGATCGACCTCGTGCCGCACCGCATCGGCCTCGTCGGCGGGCTGTTCTACGGCCTCTCCTTCGGCCTGGGCGGCATCGCTGCGGCGGGGATCGGCGCGCTCGCGGACCAGATCGGCATCGTCAGGGTGTTCGGGCTCTGCGCCTGGCTGCCGGCTGTCGGGCTGCTCGCCATGTTCCTGCCGCGTGCCCGGCCGGCGGTTGCATAA
- a CDS encoding MerR family transcriptional regulator, which translates to MSASAPFLSASEAAGQLGVSTKALRLYEQRGLVTPARSAAGWRAYGPDQMARANEIAALRRLGLSLAQVARVLGGDPRGLEPTLAAHQATLEDRIRQLAGAIERVQELRGDLAQGKAPAAGELACLLGPARELSVAFALPWPWGGERFELRDIRPLNYIIGPLGSGKTRLALRLAETLPSAAFLGLDRLADGGAAARARLDADPALKARVEQALAWLTEDGALLSDALIALLAGLEAEGPAILVVDMIEQGLDQATQEAVSAHLRRRGPSGKPLFLLTRSCAILDLAAIGADEAIILCPANHSPPSRVAPYPGAPGFEAVATCLASPEVRARTEGVIAWRPQMACFR; encoded by the coding sequence GTGAGCGCTTCCGCCCCCTTCCTCTCCGCCTCCGAAGCCGCCGGGCAGCTCGGCGTCTCGACCAAGGCTCTGCGGCTTTACGAGCAGCGCGGCCTGGTCACTCCCGCCCGCAGCGCCGCCGGCTGGCGGGCCTATGGCCCCGACCAGATGGCCCGCGCCAACGAGATCGCGGCCCTGCGCCGGCTCGGCCTCAGCCTCGCCCAAGTGGCGCGGGTGCTGGGCGGCGATCCGCGAGGCCTGGAACCGACGCTCGCCGCGCATCAGGCAACGCTCGAAGACCGGATCCGCCAGCTCGCTGGGGCGATCGAGAGGGTCCAAGAGCTGCGCGGCGACCTCGCCCAGGGCAAGGCCCCGGCCGCCGGAGAGCTCGCCTGCCTGCTGGGGCCGGCTCGCGAGCTCAGCGTCGCCTTCGCTCTACCCTGGCCCTGGGGCGGCGAGCGCTTCGAATTGCGCGACATCCGGCCGCTGAACTACATCATCGGGCCGTTGGGCAGCGGCAAGACGCGATTGGCCCTGCGCCTGGCCGAGACTTTGCCCAGTGCCGCCTTCCTCGGCCTGGATCGCTTGGCCGATGGCGGCGCGGCGGCCCGCGCCCGGCTGGACGCCGACCCCGCCCTCAAGGCGCGGGTCGAGCAGGCCCTGGCCTGGCTCACTGAGGATGGCGCTCTGCTCTCGGACGCGCTCATCGCCCTGCTCGCCGGACTGGAAGCCGAAGGCCCCGCCATCCTGGTCGTCGATATGATCGAGCAGGGGCTGGACCAGGCCACGCAGGAGGCCGTAAGCGCCCATCTGCGCCGCCGTGGCCCGAGCGGGAAGCCGCTCTTCCTGCTCACGCGCTCCTGCGCGATCCTGGATCTCGCCGCCATCGGCGCCGACGAGGCAATCATTCTCTGCCCCGCCAATCACAGCCCGCCGAGCCGCGTCGCCCCCTATCCCGGCGCCCCAGGCTTTGAGGCCGTCGCGACCTGCCTGGCCTCGCCCGAGGTGCGGGCGCGGACGGAGGGCGTCATCGCCTGGCGGCCGCAGATGGCGTGCTTTCGCTGA
- a CDS encoding acetyl-CoA C-acetyltransferase, translating to MADTDIVIVGAARTAVGAFNGAFANTPAHELGAAAIKEALARAKVEGAEVDEVIMGQILTAGQGQNPARQAAMAAGIPQEATAWGLNQLCGSGLRAVAIGLQQIVNGDADIIVAGGQESMSMSQHGAHLRNGTKMGDMKFVDTMIKDGLWDAFHGYHMGTTAENVATKWQISREEQDKFAVGSQNKAEAAQKAGRFKDEIVPFTIAGRKGDIIVSDDEYPRHGATIEAMAKLRPAFSKEGTVTAGNASGLNDGAAALVLMSAKEAARRGLTPLARIASWATAGVDPAIMGSGPIPATRKALERAGWSISDLDLVEANEAFAAQALAVNKDLGWNTDIVNVNGGAIAIGHPIGASGARVLVTLLHEMAKRDAKKGLATLCIGGGMGVALTVER from the coding sequence ATGGCTGATACGGACATCGTCATCGTCGGCGCAGCACGCACCGCCGTCGGCGCCTTCAACGGCGCCTTCGCCAACACTCCGGCCCATGAGCTCGGCGCCGCCGCAATCAAGGAAGCGCTCGCCCGCGCCAAGGTCGAAGGGGCCGAGGTCGACGAGGTCATCATGGGCCAGATCCTGACCGCCGGTCAGGGCCAGAACCCGGCGCGCCAGGCCGCGATGGCGGCGGGCATCCCGCAGGAGGCCACCGCCTGGGGCCTCAACCAGCTTTGCGGCTCCGGCCTGCGCGCGGTGGCGATCGGCCTGCAGCAGATCGTCAATGGCGATGCCGACATCATCGTCGCCGGCGGCCAGGAATCGATGTCGATGTCGCAGCATGGCGCGCATCTGCGCAACGGCACCAAGATGGGCGACATGAAGTTCGTCGACACCATGATCAAGGACGGGCTCTGGGACGCCTTCCACGGTTACCATATGGGCACCACCGCCGAGAACGTTGCGACCAAATGGCAGATCAGCCGCGAGGAACAAGACAAATTCGCCGTCGGCTCGCAGAACAAGGCCGAGGCCGCCCAGAAGGCCGGCCGCTTCAAGGATGAGATCGTCCCCTTCACCATTGCCGGCCGCAAGGGCGACATCATCGTCTCCGACGACGAATATCCCCGCCATGGCGCGACGATCGAGGCCATGGCCAAGCTCCGCCCCGCCTTCTCGAAGGAGGGCACCGTCACCGCCGGCAACGCCTCGGGCCTCAATGACGGCGCCGCCGCGCTCGTGCTGATGAGCGCCAAGGAAGCCGCCAGGCGCGGCCTGACCCCGCTCGCCCGCATCGCCTCCTGGGCGACCGCAGGCGTCGACCCGGCGATCATGGGCTCGGGTCCGATCCCGGCGACGCGCAAGGCGCTGGAGCGGGCCGGCTGGAGCATCAGTGATCTCGATCTCGTCGAGGCCAACGAGGCTTTCGCAGCGCAGGCGCTGGCGGTCAACAAGGACCTTGGCTGGAACACCGACATCGTCAACGTCAATGGCGGCGCGATCGCGATCGGCCATCCGATCGGCGCATCCGGCGCGCGCGTGCTGGTGACGCTGCTGCACGAAATGGCCAAGCGCGACGCCAAGAAGGGCTTGGCTACGCTCTGCATCGGCGGCGGCATGGGCGTGGCGCTCACGGTCGAGCGCTGA